In Sparus aurata chromosome 5, fSpaAur1.1, whole genome shotgun sequence, the genomic window AGCCGTACGCCCGGTTTTTTGAGCCGGCTATCGTTGCATCAGTCGCAGGGCTAAGCATCGGATTgtctcaaaaaaaaacaaacacagttaaaaaaacattttgaaaaaaaacccagagggTACCGTTTAACAAGATGTACTGCAGCGCTGAATATATTTCCAGAGCCCTCAAAGCTCTTCTAAACATCTGGATGGAATAATATTTGTCTGCTGCGAGATAAAGAGGATTTTTTCGCTCATTTCCCAAGTCGCTCCTCCATTATTCTGCTAATCCAAACAAACACGCTAACTGGAAATGACATAttctcttgttttattttctactaAGCGAACCaccctttaaaaataaaaaaaaaagatagaaacatttaaatcatttacatttgtctttattgaccAACAAAAGATGTGAGCCTGGTGCGAAAGGAACCATGAAATATGTCCCGATCTGGACTTTAATGGTTAGAAAAAGTCCTCTCCCTGAAAGCAGAAAGTTCTGTTtggttatttattatttttagtgTGTTTCAGATTTAATAGTAATCCATGAGAGGTCCACGCTGAGGCTTATTTATCCTCCTGTTGGGAGATTTCTAGTTAATTAATATTGATTACATTAGGATTTCCTCATGTTACTgcaggggtgggggggggtgaCTTCATCATGGTCACTGCACCACACTTCAGGAActggaatgaaatgaaaatgatccATTATATACTTTCATTCTGCAGAATCCTTCAACCACAGCCCAGGATTCCTGTCTATATGCGTCTCTGTTAGTCACTTTATGATcttttttgatttattcagtgttttgtttggacAAAGGAAATACAAGCAGGGGGCTGAGAGGAGTGGTTGGGAGGCTcctgcagagttttttttttttttttgcactctgGGTAATTAAGCTctttgactgacagcagagtgCCAAAAGGCGCACACGCACTCCGATTGGCCGGAGCGCACTTTACAATCTCCTCTTGTTTCCAAGCTGCGCACAGGCAGAGCGCTTTACCTCCCCAAACTCAGACGCAGTCAGACGCACCAGAGGAGCGCGGCGGGGCTGCGAGCCAGAGGAGACCTGTGTCCGGTGGACTTTACCCAAACCAGAACACGCAGCACGGTTTCTTTTTACGCACCAGCTTTCTGTTCTCTTTTTATTGCTCCTCTACATTTATTGCTGGCTCTCTCTCTGAGTTTTTCTTCATGCAGTGAGCGTTGAATCGAGCCTGAGCCGCGTTTGAGCTGCATTTTCGTTTTCCCATTGTTGCAAAAGAAGAGAAGATGATCTCTGCTTCTGAGTCCGTGTGGAGGATGATCCGGCTGGCGGTGACAGTGGCGCTCATATCAGCGTGCGCGGCGTCAGAGTACGAGTACCTCAGCTGGAAGTCGGACATGTACAACGGCGGCCGCAGCTACGGGAAGCCTCCCCAGTGCGTGGACATCCCGGAGGACCTCCGGCTGTGTCACAACGTGGGCTACAACCAGATGCTGCTGCCCAACGTGCTGGAGCACGAAACCATGGCCGAGGTGAAGCAGCAGGCCAGCAGCTGGGTGCCCCTGGTGCACAAGAACTGCCACCCTGGCACGCAGGTCTTCCTCTGCTCGCTCTTTGCGCCCGTGTGCCTGGAGAGGCCCATCTTCCCGTGCCGCTGGCTGTGCGAGGCCGTGCGGGACGGCTGCACCCCCATCATGGAGGCGTTCGGCTTCCCCTGGCCGGAGATGCTCACCTGTGACAAGTTTCCCCAAGACGACGTGTGCATCGCCATGACGCAGCCCAACGCGACCGAGGCCCCCATGCCGACAGGTAACCCACACATCTGCGCCACTGACGGATTCAATCACGTCAGAGTGGTTATTAAAGGGGCATCGtgtgaatatttacaatattaatgaggtcgtaaaacaaactttttgtccgtaagtgaataaacgagctgttctcagaggaaaataaggtcccagaatcctgtttgaagctagagaggtggcagggtccgccacatataaacaaagtaaaacagtataaatgtttttctttaaggtcagtttgtttaatcagtCACGACAACACATCTTCCATATTTTCCCTTCtgataaagaaacaaactttgTAAACCTTTTGTTCGAACGTTTCCAGAGAAGCCGGCTGATTGTTCAGGATCGTTTACAGCAAAAGTATTATATTAAtgaagctgctcagtgaactCAGTGTGTTGTTGGTCACTGGGGACATCTGTGGGGTTGATGCCTGGCTCAAGAGCACAATAATTCAAGTTAATGAACAGAGGAGGgcgtcttcttctcctcctccttcttcttcttcttcttcttccctgtcTGCTGCGCCATGTGAAGAAGTGTCAGTAGCCCAGCTAACACGGCTACATTCTTTCACTTTGACTGCAACTAGTAATCTGTTTATTCAACCTGTTTCAGCTTTAACAATGAACTGATGAATGCTTTGCTGTGTAAGATCACAGAACACACTGACAAAGCCGCGGGCTGTAACCAGAAACCCCGAGGACGTGAGCCGACGTCTGTTATCAGCCGTCAGTTATCTCAGCAGTTTTATATTCTGTAAAGTGGCCTGAGAGGGGCTTGAAAGTagtcaaatataaatatatgacaTGTATTATAAAGTCTAAAAACACAGCATACTAAGATATATACACATGTGGAACTTTAAACGAACAAATATGGCTCCATACGGTTCATCTGGTGTGATCCAAGTTGCCGGAAGcccaaaatgatttgaaaagatgttacttACACACTTTTATAAGCCTGAATCTTCCCTGTGGCTGCAGAGCTGAAGGCAATGAGCGTGCACctcgtctgaagtgggtgcacgagcTCGGCCGCATGTTCAGgatgtaaataacgtcttttcaagtCGATTTGGCATCTCGAGGCTTCTGGAGACgaatggagccatttcatgtcTCCGGCTGCTTCAGCTGTTCAGGAGAattgctgtgaagctcctggAACTTTTGGACTTTCCAATCTGCGCAGAGGCGAGCAGATAATGCCTGggtattcttttttatttttggggtgaactaaTCCTTTAAACCCAGTCAAAAACACAGAGGGCATGAACCTCGGCGTCCTCAGTGGTAGCAGCTGTCCTGCTGGAGCTCAACGTGACAACTTGAGCAATCTTGTTTTCGTCGGACTAAGAGGACCAAAAAAATTCAATCGTTCAGCCTCAGagtgaaataaaacagagaggGCTGGAAAATGTTTCGCATTTTTTGGTTCGAGAAATGACTCGAGCGATGAATCAGTTTTCGAATGTCTGTGTTTGAAACCGTTCGACAGCGCAGCCATTTGGGATTCACTCATACAGCCGTGCATTAAGTGCCTAACTCAGAGTCAACCCGCCgactgagaaaacaaacagacgcCACTTTTGCCGCAGTGTAAAAGTCGACACCCGGGCAGTTAAACGGGCTTGAGAATGTTGTTTCAGGGGTGACGGCGTGTTTGCAGATGCAAATCCCAACACAAACAAGCCCAACATAACCTTTTGGGGGGTTAACAACTCGCCTCCTTCCCCCTTGTTCTCCTTAAAGAAAGTCTAACTCTTCCTTCTGCAATCTGCTGCACAAACTCCAGCTACGATCTGAATTTGCGGGAGTTGCTCGCTTGCCATTGACCTGGAGTGATGTTGtaataaaaggaaaaagcttCAACAGATGGTAGTCATTTATTTCAAGGTGTTTGTTGAAATGGagggtcgggggggggggacaa contains:
- the sfrp1a gene encoding secreted frizzled-related protein 1a; the protein is MISASESVWRMIRLAVTVALISACAASEYEYLSWKSDMYNGGRSYGKPPQCVDIPEDLRLCHNVGYNQMLLPNVLEHETMAEVKQQASSWVPLVHKNCHPGTQVFLCSLFAPVCLERPIFPCRWLCEAVRDGCTPIMEAFGFPWPEMLTCDKFPQDDVCIAMTQPNATEAPMPTGYSPICPPCDNEMKTDAMLEHMCASEFAFKTKIKEVKRENMDRKVILQKRKKMLKPGNLKKKDMKTLVMYLKNGADCPCQQLDNLANQYLIMGRKVDKQYLLTGIHKWDKSSKEFKKAIKKLKTYKCPAFENVF